In the Pelagicoccus albus genome, AACAGTACTATTCTGTGCGCTTTATGTCGGACGAACAGAAATGTGGTTATATACGTGATTTTAGGGGTTCTTGTCGGACGAACACGTCGTGGGCGGTGGTTATTGCTGTTGTTTTGTCATAACGCATTTTCTGGTGGGGGTGTTCGTCGGAGATTCGGGTCAAATGCCAAATTAAGCGCAGAGAGGTAGGGAGCAAGTATTTATTAAGTAGTTATTAGGGGTGGCTAATGGGGTTAATGATTAGTTGTCCGGTCGGCCTTGACGCTGACCGTTTAAAACGAAAAAACCGCCACTTGAGCGGTTGGCCTAAGTGGCGGTCTGAGGGCTCCTAACCTGGAGCCGTATGTCTTCTTGGAGCTGGGACTGGCCCGGCCTGTTTACTCGAGGTAGAGAGAGCGGAGCTTGGCCAGTTTGTTTTGGTCGAGCTGCAGGGCTTCTTCGAAATAAGCGTCGTAAGAGCCGTACTTTGACTTGATGGCGTTGAAGGCGGACTGCATCCAGCTGATGCGGGTGCCCATGAATTGTTTCATGACGATGGGGTCGACGCCGTAGTGAGCCGCGTATTGTTCCACCACGGAGTCTGGCATGGTCCAAACTTTCCCGGAGATCATGTAGTCCTCGAGGATGGTTGCCTCATCTACTCCCAGGGCGAGCAGGATCAGGGCGGAACCGACTCCCGCTCTATCTTTGCCGGCTTGGCAATGGAAGACGAGGGCGTGCTCGTCGTCTAGGAGCTGGGCGAAGATTTTGGCGTAGAGGGGAGCTGCATAGAGGGCAAAGCCAGCATAGGCATTCTCCATGAGCTCGTTGCCGAGGACTTCAATCTCTTCGTTGGATTTGCCTTGGAGGGCGAGCATGGCGCTCTCGTCGATTTTCTTGCCGGTTGCTTTTGCGAGGGCTTCCTGGATGTTGAGGTTTATGTAATCGATGTCGGAATCCTCAGGGAGGCGGTCTGGACTCTTGGCGAGCTCCTTCTCGTCGCGGAGGTCGCAAACGGTACCGATGTTCAATTCCTTGAGAAGCTCTTGATCGGAATCGGTGAGCTTATCCAAGGCGTTGGAGCGATAGATTTTTCCCCATTTAACGGTCTTGCCTTCTTGAGTGGTGTAACCACCCAGGTCGCGGAAGTTTTGGGCTCCCTCCATGCCTGGGAAACGGTCGTGTTCGCTGGAGGCGAAAACCGTGGCGCTTGCTATTGTAAGGCTGGCGATGGTGGCTGCGGTGCGTATCCAATTTTTCATAGTCTTACTTGTTTAAGGATTAGAATTGTGTGCGAAGGCCGAGAAGGTATCTGCGTCCGAAGCCTTCGACTTCGATTGGCTGGTCGGATGTGGCTTGGTAGCGTACTCCGCGTTCGTCAGTGAGGTTGTTTGCGTCTAGGAACAGTGAGAGATTTTCGGTCAGCTGGTAGCGTCCGGAAAAATCGACGCGCTCGGTCGCGGCCCAGTAGATGTCGCCGCTGTCTTCGAAGCCGACGTCGTCGAGCCAGTCGTCGCGCCACTGGTAGCTTAGGCGCAGCGAGAGGCCGTGCTTTTCGTAGAAGAGCGAGGAATTGACGATGGTGTCGGAGGTGCCTGGGAAATTGGCCGTGCGTCCGTCTGGCGTGTCGAACGAGCCGTCCAGGAAGGAGAGGTTAAACTGTACGCCAAGACCGTCGAGAGCCGCGGGCATGTTGTCGGGGCGGTGCAGGAGGTTGAACTCCAGTCCCGATAGGGAGCCGCTTCCGCCGTTGAGGGTGGTGGTGTATTCGTAGCCGGAGCGGTCGATATCGTCGGAGTTGTAGCGGTCGTCCCCCACGGTGGTGGTGAAGTCGAAAATCACGTCTTCAACTTCGCGGTGAAAGACGCCTGCAGAGAGAAGTGAGGAGGTGGAGAAATACCACTCCACGCTCGCGTCTAGGCCGTAGGTCTGTTCCGGATCGAGGTAAGGGTTTCCGCCGCTAACGCTTTCATCGGTATCGCTAATGCTGGCACTGTAGCGAAGCTCGCCGAAGTCAGGTCTGCCGATACCGGTAACCGCTGCAAGGCGGAGTTTGGTATTGTCGTTCAGGTCGAGGTTGTAGTGAACGCTTGGGAAAATGTCCGAGTAGTCGTTTGAGATTTCCTGATGGATCGGAGTCTCGTCTACGATGAGATAGCCGCCGCTGTTGATATCCACAGATTCGATACGGAAGCCGGCGATGAGCTCGCTATCCTGATGCTTCCAGGTGAGCATTCCGTAAGCGGAAAGGATGTTTTCCTCGATTTCGAAAATCCCGTCGGCTGCGATGTTGGCGGTCGGGTCGTAAAGTCCCGCAGCCTGCAAAGTAGCAAGAGCTCCGTCGAGCGACTCGCGTAGGCCGATGTTGTCAACGTAGTCCACTTGGAAGCCGAGCGGGAAGTCGGAGTCCCAGTTTTGCGAGGTGATGTATGGGCTCGTGTCCCAGTCGGCTCCAATCGCAGCGAGGTAAGGCGAGAGGTAAACGGTGTTGTAGCTGGTGAGGGTGTTTCCGTCAGCCGAGCGGTCGTCGTATTGAAGTCCGAACTTCGCGATCAAATCGTGCTCGCCGTGGACGAACTCCCTTTGGGCATCGACGCCGAAGGTATTGGAGTCCGAAACGGTGGACGATTCGATCGGCAGGAGCAGGTCCATGCCGAAAGCAGTCTGGTCGAGGCTAGCGAGTGAGTCGCCCCTCGCAATGACTCCTTCCTCCGGACGGTAGTCGGTAGAATAAAGGTCGATGATAGGAGTCCCGGAGGTGAGGCCCGAGTAGGACAAGCTGTAGAAGAGAGAAGGATCCGTCTGCAGCTGCATGAGGATCGGGAGGTCGGTGGAGAAGTCGGTCTCGGTGTAGTTGAGTTTCCAATTCAGATTCCACTCGCCGAGCTTGTGCTCGTAGCCGAGGTTGTTGGTCCAAGTGGAGTTCTTGTAGTTTCCGTACTCCAACATGCCGCGAACGGGGACGCCAACCAAGTCGCATGAGTCCGCCAAGGCAGTGCCGGAAATGGCGTCGTCGAGGAGGAATATATATTGGTTGCGTTGCTCGTCGTCATTGAATTCCGAGTACACGGTAGAGATCGTGATCTTCGAATCTTCGGTCGGCGTGAAATCGAACTTAAGGCTGCCAGCATTGTTTTGGCGGCTGAGCTTGTAGCTGCGGAAGTCGATGTCTTCCGGGACGCCGTCCGACCAGCCGAATTCGCGGTTGTCGGTCGTCTGGTCCATGCGGAAATGGGAGGCCGAGGCGGCGATACCCCAATTGCTGCCACCCGCCAGGTATTTGACGGAAGCGCGTCGTTGCATGCCGTCTCCGAGCTCAAGGGTTCCGTATCCAAATTCTGCGGATGCTTTAGGAGAGATCAAACCGAGTCCGGAGCTGGTTTTGATATTTACGCGCCCAGCGATCGACTCGGCTGGCATGTCCGGAGTCATGGTCTTGTGAACTTCGAGCGTATCGATGATGGAAGAGGGGACGGAGTCGAAACGGAAAACTCGCTCCTCCGCTCCGATAACATTTACGCCATCGAAAGCGACGGTCGTCCAGCGGGCAGGAGCTCCGCGAACTTGGATGAAACGTTCCTGTCCTTGGTCGCGTTGGACCGCTACGGCAGGAAGGCGCGCGAGGGCGGCGGCCGCATTTTGGTCGGGGAAATTTCCGATCGCGTCGGAGGCGACCACGTTGACCACTGTGTCGGATCGCCTTTGCAGGCTGATCGATTCCTGCTGGCTATGGTAGATCGGAGCTGACTTGACGAAGATCTCATCGAGCTCGGTTACGTTGGTGTCGCTGAATTGGGTATCCGCGATTTCCGCGGCGTAGAGAACGCCGGACAATGCCGAGAGGAAAAGGACGGCACCGGTTTTTGCTAGTTTGGCCTGTTGTTTCATTTCTGTAGGAAGTTTAAGCGCTAGGATGAATAACGTACGTTATCGCTTACACTAGGAGAAATGAGGAATGGCAGGTGAAGATTGGGATTCAGGAGGGTAACAGGGGTGTTACATGAAAAGATAAGGTAACAAGCGTTACGCTTTGACATGGAAAAGCTGCTAAATCACTTACTGGTTCATGGTATCGGATACAGTAAATGTGGAGGGCGAGGCTTTGGATCTCGGCTGCCTCGGTTTGGAAGAGTTGGGGCTCGGTCAGCCTGCGGACCTTATGCAGCGCGAAAGCGAAGTTCGCCGACGGATTCTGGGAGCCGCTCTGCCCTTGTTCGCCAATCAAGGCTTCGATTCGACACCGGTGGACCAAATCATTTCCGATTCCGAAGCCTCACCCAGTACCTTGTATCGCCAGTTCGAGAACAAGGAAGGATTGCTCAACTGCCTCTACTCCATCGCTCACGCGGAGTTCGCCGAATATGTCTCAGTGGAAGCGGGAGAAATCTGGAGAGATATCAGTTTCTACGAAGTATTGAGGCGCGGCGTTGCTTATGGGATGTATCGGCCAAATCGCTACAAGATACTTTTTGTGAGGAATTTCACCGGTATCCTGCGGGAAGAGAATTTGAAGGTGAGCGAACTCTTCCGGCAAGGGAGCTTGGAAATCCTGAAACTCGGACAAGAGAAGCGATTCATTCGGGAGGGGGATGTGCAGATGCTCGATTCGGTGATCCGCGGTGGCATCAATAACACCCTTCAGCAGTTCGCCGAAAATCGGATCGAGCTGACTCGCACGAACTTCGATTTCCTAGTCCGCATGATTTGGGACGCGATCCGGTTTTAAGAGACCGCGTTCCTGAAAACCTGTAGTGAGTTTACCGCTACAGGGCTTGGTAAGTGAAGTCGCTAAGCGTGACGCTTCCTTCGCCGAGGCTGCAGATGCCGACTTTTAGGCTTAGGAATCCACCGAAGACATTGTGGTTTAAGCCGGATACTTCCATACGGGTGGGGTGGAGGCGCCACGTTTGGCCGCCGTCTACGGAGTAGTGGTAGGTGATGACATTGCGATCGTTGGTGATGCGTCCACGGACCTTTTTGCCCTCGAGAGGAACGCTGGCCCACTCTTCGGTCGTGGCGTACTGGTAGGTCTTCGCTTTCTCTCCGGTGAAGCCGATGCCTACGAGAGCTTTCGGGTTGTAATAGAGCAAGAATGCACCTTCCGCATCGCCCTCGATTTCGAAGTTCATTTCCACCTGGTAAGCTTGATCCATGGCGATGCAGGTGAGGGGCGAGCTATTGGCAGGCGAGTCGCCCGAGGCGGCAAGGGTGAGGGAATTCTCGCCGTAGGAGACACGATCCATCTCGTCCGGTCTTGGGTCGTGGAAGGCCCATTGCACGCCGAATTTGTTACTGGTGGGATCTCGACCTTTTTTCTAGATCGGGCAGGCAGCAAAGATCGAATCCCGCGGCAGCCGGGGAGGAGTCTGCTGCGTTTTTGCTACTCCTTCATTTTAGGCCCAGCGATGAGGCTGAGAGATGCCCACGCTAGGCCGACTATCATCAATCCGCTTCCGGCCAGCAGGGAGGCATTCACTTGGCCAGGCGTTTGCATGTCGAAGGTGAAGACCGTCTTTCCGAAAGCGTCGGTACCCACTTCGATATCGGAAGCTTCCTCCGGGAAACTAATGGTAAAGACTTGTTGGATACTGCCTCCAAATTCCTGGGGGTTGTCCACGTACATAAACTTAGCGTCTCCCAATTCGGTGATGTCTGCGTTTCTGACTCCTGTCTCGAAAATCCAATTACCGCGCTTGTCTACTTTGCACATGCCTAGGGCGGTGAACTTCAGTTCGAAACTCCGCTCCATGTCGTTTCGCTTGAGATCGAAGTCTCTCAAGACGTAGGCCGGCATGCTCCTTTGGGTTTCGCGTTTGAGGGCGGCCGGGTTGTTCCCCACGGTTTCCTGCCAAAGATCCCATTGCGAGGCGGGCATGGTCATGGAGGTGACGACTTCGACGTTGCCCACCTTGTCCATGTTCATGGCGATCTTCTGCTTGCTTTGAGCGAAGGCAGCGGTGGCGAGTATCAGGCTGGCAAGAGCTAGGATGGGAGTTCTCATTGGATGGTATTGAAAAGTTGGAGGATGGTCTGGGAATTTGCTTGGTAGTACTGGATGGGCGATCCGATCGAGACGATGCGAATGCCGTTGTTGTAGGGAAGGGCTTTGCCGATCCAATTGAGAGTCATTCCGTAGCCGTGGGTTTGGCCCATGATCTGGTTCCCTTGTTCGAATTGGTACACAATGTTCATCCCCTGATAAGCCAGCTGTTGCTGGATCTGGCCCATGGCCATGGCTGGATCGTTGGTGGGTACATCGAAAACAGAGGCGGCGATAGTCATGTCTGGCGAAGAGATTTGGGCCGTCAATATGGGTAGGTTCGCTTCCGGGTGCTGGGCGGTTATCCAGCCGTTGGGTATTGCGATCGACAATGGGGGGCCGGTGACGGCGGGCGTGAAGTTGGGCTGCGGTGGATTTGGACCATTGACGACTGGCCAAGTTTCGCTGGGCCCCGGTTGCGGAGCTGGAGTCAACGGTTTGTTGTCGAAGTTCTTGGCCAGTTCGTCGATCTTTCCGCGAAGATAGGAGTCGTCCTTCAAGCTCATGGGGATAGCGCCTTCCCCGTTCAGTTGATGTACGTCGATGATCGTATATCTGGGGTCGCCTTGCTGAGCGGCGGTTATGAACTTATCGAGAGACTTCATTCCAGTCTCGTAGGCCTCGTCCGCGGTAGCGCTGCCGCCAATGCCTTCCCCGCCAATCCCTGTGGCTTCGATGGCGAAGTATTGGTCGTTGATTTTGACTCCCGGATACATGTGCCCAGGTACGATATACAGCACGGGATCGAGGCCCGCCGCAGAGCAGACGCTAGCGTAAAGCATGCTGAGCTCGGCGCATTGGCCCGTGTTTCCAGTGATCACTTCTCGCGGCAGGCGGAACTCTTGGGAGTTGCTCGATACATCGTCGTACTCCTTGGGTATGCCGCCCGAGCCGCCGTAGACCATGCTCGTCATCAAGGTCGCTTCATAGAGTTTCTTCAGGAAGCGAACGGCTTCTTTGGGACGGTCTACTACTCCCGCGTCGTCTCCCTTCATAACCTTTTGCTGAACCACCTGAGTGTAGTAGCGGATGAGCGGATCGTTGGGGGTGACGAAGCAGGGAAAGAGGACCGCATTTGAGCGGATGTCTGCCCAGCCGCTGATTTCGTCCGGAGTAATGTTCGTGTAAACGAAGTTGTTCCGGCCGGCGATGCGGAAGCCAAACTCGGACTCTATTACGTCTTTTTCGGCAACGTCTTCCCAGGTAATCTCGATTTCGGCTTTCTCTTGGGATTCGGTCATCTTGTCGGTGATCGAATCCGCAAACTTCGGGTAGCAGGTCGCTACGGTGGTTTGTCCCGGATGTAGCTCGCCCGTAAGCGATAGCTCAGTCCATTCCGATATGTATCCAGGTATCCGGTACTTTATGGAAACGTCCTTGTAGACTTTCGGGGAGTCGTTTCGAAGGATGGCCTTGAACAAATAGAACCGGCCGTCAAGGGCTTCCGGGTTGGCATAGACCTTGTGGGCCGCCGGCATGACGTAGGCTATCTTTTCGATTTCAAGGTCTAGGTTGCCGGAGTCGTCTGATCCGAGAAAACCAAATAATATTAGCGCTAAACCGACGACCGCTGTGCAAAGCGGTAAGAGGAGACGTTTCATAGCTGAGTAAGCAAATGGTGTTGGACCGAAACCGTTGTGAGCTGCGGTTTCATTCAGGTAGGCGAACGTCCGGATTCTAGTCTTAGAGTGGGTAGTTTCGCCATACGCTAAAGCGCGTACGCGGCCAAAAGTTTCTTTCGGCCCAAACGGAGATGGGTAGAGTCGCCACGTTCCTTAGCTCTAATCTCAAAACCAAATAGTGATATTATGAATACGTTCCTGGCTTTGTTTTGTACTTTGATGATGGTCCTCCCCGGGGAAGCGAAAAGCGACGGTGAATTCGGCTCCTTGACGAATGTAATCTCGGTGGGAGAATCGGGGGCCTGGTCAGGAACTTGGGACGCGGGGTCCTACTGGATGCGGAATGCTTCAGATGCGGGGGCGATCCGTTATTTCTTCTCCAATGAGTCCAATGACTTCGGAGCTCGTCGCATCAGTGTCGAAGTCAACGTGGACGATGCTCCGGCTGATGGGCGAGCTGGTTTGCTCTACGCTTACCACGATTCGCCCAAGGTCTACTACATGCTCTTGGTCGGAAACGACGGCATGTTTGAGATCTATAAACGGGACGAGGGCGGGGTGCGAATGATGACTGGTAGCTCCTTTGATTTTTCGGAAAGTGGTTACCAGCGGATAGAGATTCGCGAGAAGGGCAAGGAGGTCAGCTTCTACGTCAATGGTCGAAACCTAGGCTCTATCGAGTCGGATGCGACGGGCAGCGGAGCTGTGGGAATTGTGGCTATGAACCTCGGCAATTTCGGATTTCGCGGCTACGAAGATTGAGTCGGGCAAAAGGGGGCCCTGAGTCGCAATGCTCTCGATGTGCGGCCCTTTAGGCCACGATTTCGCGGCAGGTATTTATGGCGGCGAGTCGCGTTTCCACGCCCAGCTGTTTGTAGATGTTTTCGACGTGCTTCTGCACCGTTCGGTAGCTGATACTCAAGATGACTGCGATTTCCGGATTGGTCTTGCCCTGGGCCATCCACTGGATGACCTCGATTTGCCGACCGGTGAAGCCGTAGCGAGACAAGGCTTCGGAGGAAAGAAATTCGTTTTCGTCCCAGATGAGGAGGGACCAGCTGTCGTTTTCCCGTTTGCTTCGGGAAAGGAGCCGAGCGCCTTTCTCCAAGGCTTTTGGCACTTCGCGAGTGGTCCCGATCGGTGCCTCTAAGCTGTATGAGAACTGGTCTGGTATTTGGTGCAGCGAGTCCGGTTGAAGGTACTTTTTTATCAAAGCGTTGGCACGTTGGTCCATGGTATGGATGAACCGCCCGGTACCGTGGATGACGCCGGCGTGTTTCGAGCTGCTGACACTGCCGGCCAGACTTTCCTGCAATAAGCGCTGCTGGATGATGCTGGAAACGAGAGGCTGAAGGATCTCCAAGCGCTCTACGTCGCGCTCCGAGAAGTCGCCCGAGCCCCGGGAGAGCACAAAACTGGTGCTGAGTCCGGAAGGGGCCTGAATCCCGAAGGTCAGCATGCTGTGAGTATACCCGCGGTAGCATTCGCGGTAGATGGGGCTTTCCTCGAATTGCCGGCGCGAGGAGAAATCCGTAAAGCGCAAGGGCGGGCTGGTGCCGTGCTTGCGAGTGTACTCGATCATGGGGTTCTGATGCTTAAAGAGCGGAAGCAAATTGCGTCGCTCCTCCGGCATGAGAAATCCGTCCAAGGAAAAGTGAAAAGCGTTTTCCGTATCGAGGTCTACGGTCCCAAAATTGATGGTATCGTAATCAACCGCCTCCTTCAGATAGAGCATGATTCGGCGAATCATATCCGCAAAGGAGAGTTGCTCGAGGGGTAGGGCGGATATGGATCGGCTGACCCTGGCGAGGTTGGCTGAGTTCATCTTGGGTTGGAAAGGCGTAGGTAACGTTAAACCGCATCGAAAATTAGGGGCCGATCTTGCTTTGGTAAAGTTCCGATTGCAGAACGATGCAGATATTTGAGGGAGAGCGTTGGTGGCTGTTGGTAGCGTTTCTCTCGAGGGAGGACGGGTGCAACTCAACGCTTCAGTAGTTTAATCGTAGGTTAGAGGGCTGGTTGAGGTTGAGTTTTGTGCGGAGTCGTTGTGGACTTTTGCCGCATGTTCGAAACGCGTATGCGTTTCGCAGATACGTGCCATGGTTATGGATCACGCCCCCACGCCGGTCCTGGCCTGCCATACCTCGCTAACCAGTAACTCCCATACTATGAAATTGATTAACGCGCTCGCTCCGGCAATCGCACTCGCAGCTACCCTTTCAGCTGAGCCGGTTCACCAGATGACAGTGAATCCGGAGGAATCAAATGGCACGATCAGCAGCCATCTCTACGGCCATTTCGCCGAACACCTTGGCCGCGGCATCTACGACGGCTTTTGGAAGAAGGATGCCGCCGGTGACTACATCATTCGCGACGACGTGGTCGCAGCCATGAAGGAGCTCGGAGTTCCCAATCTACGTTGGCCAGGCGGATGTTTCGCCGACTATTATTTCTGGGAACATGGCATCGGTCCCAAGGAAGATCGCCCCTCGGTGGTAAACAATCTTTGGGGTGGCGTGACAGAGGATAACTCTGTTGGCACGCACGAGTTTATGGATTTGGTAGCTGAGTTGGAAACGGAGCCCATCGTGGTGGGTAACGTGGGCAGCGGCACCGTCGAAGACATGGCTAACTGGTGGCAGTATCTCAACCACCCCGGTGAGAGCCCGATGTCCAAGTTGCGTGCCGAGAACGGCCGCGAAGAGCCTTGGAACGTACATTTCTTCGGTGTGGGCAACGAGAGCTGGGGCTGCGGAGGAAGCATGCGTCCAGAATATTACGCCGACCTCTACCGTCGCTTTTCGACCTTTTTGCACGCTTACGGCGATGTGAAGCCCTTCCGTATCGCTACGGGACCGGCGGAAGATGATTACAATTGGACCGAAGTCGTGATGGAGCGTGCCGGCGATATGATCGACGGTATCGATCTGCACTACTACACGCTGGATGGCTCTTGGTCGACCCACAAGGGGCAGGCTGTGAACTTCGATGAAGGCGGCTGGTTCCGCCTCATGAAGCGTGCCATGTTTATGGACGAGCTTCTCACCAACCACTCTGCCATCATGGACGAGTACGATCCGGAGAAACGCGTTTGGTTGATCGTCGGTGAATGGGGTACTTGGCATGAGCAGGAAGAAGGGTCGCACCCAGGTTTCCTCTACCAGCAAAACACGCTGCGCGACGCACTGACTGCATCCGTTACGCTCGATATCTTCCATCAGCACTTGGATCGCGTGAAGATGGCCAATATCGCCCAGACCATCAACGTGCTGCAGGCCATGATCCTGACCGATGGCGAGCGCATGCTTCGCACGCCGACCTATCACACTTTCGACCTCTACAAGCCGCACCGCGAAGCGACTGCTTTGGCATTTGAGCTAGAAGCAGGCGAGTATGCAGGAGAAGGCGAAACCCTACCAGCGGTGAGCGCTACGGTTTCCAAGAATGAGGAAGGACGTATCCACGTGAGCCTGACGAATATTGATCCAAACGAAGCTCGCACCGTCGAAGTTTCGTTCGATGGAATCAAGAAGCTCAAGATCAAGTCCGCTCGAATCCTCACAGCAGAGGAGATGAATGCTCGCAATACTTTCGATGCTCCGGACGCTCTCGTTCCTACCGAGTTCGAAGGGGCTAAGTTTGCCAAGGGCAAGCTCGTCGTTTCGCTCCCTGCCAAATCGCTTGTAACGATCGGCTTGGAGTAGCGTATCCGGTTTCTAATACCTTTATTTTTAAGGCCTCGGTTTTGTGCCGAGGCCTTTTTTTGTGTTCGTAGCCGAGTAGGGGCGGCGCTCCTGTCTGGGCCTTAGTCTGCGGGAGCGAGCTCTACGATCACAAGGGAGTAGGGCGGGAGCTCAAGTGGTAGCGACGCCTTTTTCAGCTTTTGCGTCTGGGTAGACGGGAGAACGGTTCCAGGCTTCTCCGCTGTGTTGGTATCGTCGAGTTCGCCTGCGAGGGTGGTGACCTTTACCTGTTTCGCCAGTTTCGAATCGGATGCGAAGTTTAGTGTCACCGGAATGGGATTGTCCGCTCCATTGACCAGTTTGACGAAGGCGTTTCCAGATTCGCTATTGCGAACGGCGGAGGCGGCAAAGCGTTGTTCGAGCGTAGGGATTTCCGCCTGGAGGTATTCGTCGCCACGCGTTTCGCCGAAGAGTTTTTGCACTTCGTAGCTAATGGTTGGATACACGGTCTGATTGTCGAAGTAGATCAAGTCAGGGTTCCACTGGGTACGACCGATCTTGGCGAGCAGTGGGGCGTAGGATGCCATGATGACCACGTCGCCATTTCGTTCCAAGGACGTCATGAAAGCGGCTTCGGCGAGAGCAGAGCGAAGGGTGAGCCGTCGTCCTTCATCATGGGCGGCGTATTCGCCAAGGTATACTTTTGACTCGGAGCGATCGTAGGAGTCGTAGCGATCTAGGTTGTCCCAAAACCAATCAGGGTCGCGGTAGTAGTGCTCGTCGACGACTTCGAGCTGCAGTTCGTTGGCTATGCTCCAGCCTATTTCGAAGTCCTCTCCATCGGGGAAGGGGCCGACGGTACCGATGACGGTGATTTCCGGATGCGCATTCTGGATGGCATCGTTGATCAGCTTGAAGCGCTCCTCGAACTCGGGGGTCATTTTATCCTCGTTTCCGACTCCGACGTATTTAAGTCCAAACGGTTCTGGGTGGCCGGCGGCCGCTCGAAGGGATCCCCATTTGCTGTCGGCCGGTCCGTTGGCCCACTCGATCAGGTCGAGTGTGTCTTGGATGTAGCGTTCCATTTCTTCGATGGGCAGGCAGCTTTGGCCGATGTCGAAGGTTTGACCAGTGTGCTGGCAACTTACCGCAGCAGCAACTACCGGAACTGGGATTGCTCCGATGTCCTCGCAAAACTGGAAGTACTCGAAGTAGCCAAGTCCGACGCTTTGGTGGTAGCCCCAGAGGTTGGGCTGGCCCTTGCGCGTTTCCAGGGGACCGACGGAATCTTTCCAATCATAGAAGTTCTCCACGCCATTTCCATGCACGAGACAGCCGCCTGGGAAACGGATGAAGCGAGGGTGCAGGTCCGCAATGGTTTGGGCGATGTCTTTGCGCAGCCCATTTTCGCGGCCGCGGAAGGTATCGGCTGGAAAAAGAGAGACGATGTCTAAGGCGATTCCGCCCGCTTCGGTGGCCACTAGCTCGAAGCTCGCATGTGTATCCGTTTTCTGGGCAACAAGGCTCGTTTTGAGTTTTGACCAATCCGTGGTGAGCGGAGGGAGTTTACTCTCGGCGATGATGTCTCCGTTTTGAGCTACGATGCGGGCAATCAACTCGGGCGCCTTTTCCTCGGGCTTGGCGGGCGTCCAGCGAGGTCCAATATGCAGAAGTCGGGCGAAGGCGGAGACGTTGTAGGATTT is a window encoding:
- a CDS encoding alpha-L-arabinofuranosidase C-terminal domain-containing protein, which encodes MKLSSTLLMASMALNNGFSASSPETNDLTVHLDQPAKPISSNLWGIFYEDLNYAADGGLYAEMIQNRSFDFSALEQPDWNALSFWEVSLEGDASARLIVDAGRPLHRNNPTYGVFKVDNASGKAAIRNPGFDGISVEEGKSYNVSAFARLLHIGPRWTPAKPEEKAPELIARIVAQNGDIIAESKLPPLTTDWSKLKTSLVAQKTDTHASFELVATEAGGIALDIVSLFPADTFRGRENGLRKDIAQTIADLHPRFIRFPGGCLVHGNGVENFYDWKDSVGPLETRKGQPNLWGYHQSVGLGYFEYFQFCEDIGAIPVPVVAAAVSCQHTGQTFDIGQSCLPIEEMERYIQDTLDLIEWANGPADSKWGSLRAAAGHPEPFGLKYVGVGNEDKMTPEFEERFKLINDAIQNAHPEITVIGTVGPFPDGEDFEIGWSIANELQLEVVDEHYYRDPDWFWDNLDRYDSYDRSESKVYLGEYAAHDEGRRLTLRSALAEAAFMTSLERNGDVVIMASYAPLLAKIGRTQWNPDLIYFDNQTVYPTISYEVQKLFGETRGDEYLQAEIPTLEQRFAASAVRNSESGNAFVKLVNGADNPIPVTLNFASDSKLAKQVKVTTLAGELDDTNTAEKPGTVLPSTQTQKLKKASLPLELPPYSLVIVELAPAD